A portion of the Bactrocera neohumeralis isolate Rockhampton chromosome 2, APGP_CSIRO_Bneo_wtdbg2-racon-allhic-juicebox.fasta_v2, whole genome shotgun sequence genome contains these proteins:
- the LOC126768076 gene encoding uncharacterized protein LOC126768076 yields the protein MSRGSHSTGTLHCCCQKLLLLLWAASALRATLAGPSYRSYGQCTDAETGRELYIGESFTRPGQCIRVQCLGTLQLWEDGCEVPKLEGNCSPVPPGNEFLNYPYCCPLFVCRKIAVSEKDRREEIRTYNQYGTMIKQDIQQIFSVGPVKGNVPGAGVITQFEI from the exons ATGTCACGTGGGTCACACTCGACGGGCACTCTGCATTGTTGCTGCCagaagttgttgttgctcttatGGGCTGCTTCTGCATTGCGCGCTACGTTGGCGGGCCCATCTTATCGCT CTTACGGCCAGTGCACTGATGCCGAAACCGGACGCGAGCTCTACATCGGCGAGTCCTTCACACGTCCGGGCCAGTGCATACGCGTGCAGTGCTTGGGCACACTGCAGTTATGGGAAGATGG cTGTGAAGTACCCAAATTAGAGGGTAATTGTAGTCCCGTGCCGCCGGGCAATGAATTTCTCAACTATCCATATTGTTGTCCACTGTTTGTGTGCAGAAAGATTGCCGTCAGCGAAAAGGATCGGCGAGAAGAGATACGCACATACAATCAGTACGGCACTATGATTAAACAGGACATACAGCAAATTTTCAGTGTAGGCCCAGTTAAGGGCAATGTACCGGGCGCTGGTGTAATTACACAATTTGAAATCTAA